The window AGTTCACTTATGATCCTTCTGAATTTTCAAAATTCTTCAAAAAACGGACAGGACAAACGCCGGGTAATTTCCGCAAACAGTACAAATACTAAAATTTATTCTAGTTGATGAAAACAGCTTGAAACTATTTTATAAGCCAAGTAAGATAATTAAGAAAAAGTTTATGTTTTGTTAAACCAGTATAAAAACAAAATCCCCGAATGACTTCGAGGATAAAAACTAATAACCATGAAAACTCAAATTAAACATGAGAATCGGTTGCAAATTTAATACAAATTATGTTATTAGGCAATTGTAGATATCAATAAGTTCTATTGTAAATTTCATTTGCTTTTTAAATTATTAGTTCATATTGGTAAAATGGAAATTAAGATATATTAATATTACCTATTCTTTAAATTTAATATTGTATAATGGGGATAATATAATAAAATTTTTATTTTTAATAAGATTGAGAAAAATAATTATTGTTGTATAAGTATAGTTGATTATTATACAAAAATTTTCAACTGAGATTCCTTTAGAAAAGACTCTGGCTGATAATGGGTTTATTTTGAAAGGAATAATAGTTATAACGGCAGGATATAAGAAAACCTGTAGGAAATTACTTAATCAATGATAAGATTGAATAAGAAATAATACCAATTATATTCAAATATAATATGGCCTGGAAGTTTTCAAAGCTTCCAGGCTTATTTGATTGTTTCAAATGATTTCAGTGGTGAAATTCAGTGAAAATTCTCCGGTAAAAATTTTTTATTTCATAGGAAAGTATAAGCTATCCAATGATGAAGATAAATTGATAAAGATTGAGCTCAAAAGAGATGGCATCAATGAAGAATCAAGTGCAAAAAATTAATTAAGATTATAGTTTGCAATAACCAGGCTCAATATAAAATGTACATAATTCTGATCCGTTTCCTGCCTGTTGATCAGCTTATTTTTATATTCGTAAGAATTTAATGCCTGTGTTAATCTTTGATACGTATCAAAGTTGTCATCTTTAATTTTCACCCTTATATTACCATCTTTCCGGTTAATAAGTTGATTGTCTAAAGTTCTTACTTTAAATAAAACATTAGATAGTTTCGGACGGAAATTCATTGCCCCAATATATCTTTCAACAATATTGATTTTGAAGGTATCAAATATGATGTTGTGAAAAACAATTTTAGAGTTAGGCTCCTGAGTATTGAGCTCGAGCTTATAATTCATTATAATTTAAATTTTAGTAAAAATAGGCTTCATTATACCAAATAATATTGCCTTGTTAATAGATCATTCCCATAATCATGATAATACATTATCTGTGATTGAAATGAATGAGTAAAGATAAAGTTTTTTATTGAAAAAAAAAGTATGAGAAGATTAATATAATGGATTAATACCTACTTGAGATTTATGGTAAAGCTATCAAATATACTATTGCAAGGGCATTTTAAAATTATTTTTAGAATTTAAATATTTCACTTCAAAGAAAATATTTAAACTTATAGTTCATGTTGTACTCTCAAAATACTCAAAAACTAATAAATTTGCATAGGTATACGCTGCAAAAAATGAAGAACACTGATATTCCATTAATTTAAAGGGATGTTTAGAGATAAATGGATATTTCTATTTGCTGATTGTGACCTTTTACATCAGTTTCAGCATCCTGATCTTATAATTCCTTCTTTATCAATAATAGACCAGTAATTGAAATAAAAAAGCAGAGATCAATTCTCTGCTTTTTCTTTTTTAACCGCTTGATGCATAAAAAGGATCACTCCCAATAGCAGTATTGCAATGATAAGGTATCGCCAGGAAAGGTCTTTTTGTTCTGTTACTGTTCCGCTTACGGAAATTATAAAGCTGGTCACAGAAGTGATAACATATACCAGTCCGCCCATCAGCCCACCGGCTGTTCCGGCATTCTTAGGAAAATACAACATACTCGTTGTAAAGAATGAAGTAAATAAAACCCCCGAACAGATATGAATAAAAAAGGCAAAAGGAATCATAATATAAAGACTCTCCGCAAAATAGCTGGTAGTGATTAATCCGGCAATCAGGATCAGTTGAAGGATAATAGGTAATAGAATTCTTGATTTAAATTCCAGTCCCAATCTTCGTTTTCCTATAAAGCCTCCAATCATCCATGAAAATCCTAAAATCAAAGTGCAATATCCAATCACTACAGGAGTAAAGTGGAAGGTGTTTTCAATAATGAAAGGCCCGGTAATATTAAAGAGCATTACAATAGAATAACTTAATCCCAGGATAATAATCCCCAACATGAAGATCTTATTTTTAAGCATCATTGAATACAGGTTGATGTTCTCTGAAAGATCCAGCTTTTTCTTCTGTGGAAGACTCTCGCCACTGAAAAACCATTCGAACAGGAATAAAAAACCCGCATAAAAGGCAAGGAAATAAAAGTTAGCATGCCAGTTAAACAACTTTTCAAGATAACCCCCAAGGAAAGGAGCGAGGATAGGGCCGCAGGACCAGGCAATCGTAAAATAGCTCAGGTAATGCTTTACCCGTTCAGCATCATAAATATCTACAAAAATAGCGCGGGTAGCTACAACCAGTACCGAAACAGCAATTCCCTGAAGAATACGTAGCAGGCATATTAATAAAATACTGTTGGTCATTGTAATAAAAATACTGCTTAGGATCAAAACCAATAAAGCAAGTAATTTAGGTCGGTAGCGGCCGATGCTGTCTAGAATTCCACCCACAAATAGCTGTGAAATTCCATAACTCAACAGATAAGACGTTAAAGTGATCTGTATATCTTTTTCCGAAACCATCATTTCCTTGGCCATAGAAGGAAAGGATGGCAGGTAAATATCAGTGACAAACCCTGAAAGCGGGATAGACACGAAAGCCATAATGGTTATTAATCTGATGCGTTTCTCAGATGCTTCTCTCAACATATTCATTCATTTTTTACTCTGCAAAAATACTTCAAGAATAGAAAATTAAATTTTAAAAGACAAAGTAAAAATTACAAAATTCAAATATTTAGAAAGAGTTCTTAAATTTCAAAGGAGAAGTCTCGGCATGCTTTTTAAAGAAATTATTAAAATGGGAAGGCTGTTCAAAACCAAGCGTGTAGCCAACTTGAGCAATATCCCAATTCGTATATTTCAGCAGGTTCTTAGATTCTTCAAATATTTTTTCTTTAATAATCTGAGTGGTAGTAAGGCTTGTAACCGATTTTACAGATGAATTTAAATGATTGACATGCACATTCAGGTGATCTGCAAAATCAGAAGCGGTTTTTAAAGCTAATGGATAGGCTGGCGAATCCAGAGGAAACTGCTTATTCAGGAGTTCATCAAACAGTCTGTACAGGCGGACATTAGCAGGAAGTTCATTAAGACTCACATCCTCAACACGATTTTCAAGGGCAAGATGCAATACTGAAGCCAGGTTGCTTTTAATACCGCTGCAGCGGAAAGGATAGGTGGAATGATTCAGTTTGTACATCTGCTCAAAATACATGGTAGCCAGCTGGATCTGTTCCTCATTCAGAAATATAAACGGGTTACTCCATTCTTTAAATAATGAAGTCTTTTTAAACAGATTAAACTCTGAATTGATATTAAAGAATTCCTGATTGAATAAACATGAAAACCCCTCCTGGAAGTCATCTTCACATTCCCAGGTATAAGGAATATTAGGGGAAGGGAAAAAGAGAACTGGGCGGTCAACATACGTCGTATGAGTTCCGTAATGAGCCGTTCCTTTTCCTATGATAAAACAGATTTTATAATAATCACGTCGGTTATAAGGGCTTTTAAAACTGCAGTATTTCCTCGGAATGATGTTGAAATGGGTCTTTCCGGTCTCAAGATCAGCATCAGATATTTCGAGAATGTTTCTGCGGGTACGTTTGTAGTAGTCTTTTATGGTTTCCAGTTGATCACTCATTTTTCCAGAATTATAAAAATCAAAGATAGGTAAATCTTTCGTTTTTCAGATTTGCCTTTGATAGTTTTTATAATTGATATTGATATAAGATCCTTACTAATTCTTACTGATCTGCATTTCTATGATATAAGAAGGAAGCTGAAAAGGAATTGTTTGAGCATCTTCTTTAATAACAAATCCAGACTCTTTCAAAAACTCCAATAAAGGATCTTCAGCAAGAACATTGGTCCAGATGATATCCGTGAACGAAGCTGCAGTACGACATTTTTTCCATAGAGATTCACGGGTCTCAGGAGTATTATATTCCTCGAGAATAACAAAATCAAGTTGTGTGAATCTTTTTCCTTTCTGAGAACCTGGATATCCGGAACCGCTTTTTAAAATACCATACCCTATAGGTTTCTCATCAGCATAAATGATAATAAGCTGATTAGAAAGATTATTCAATTCATTAATCATTTTCCTGGGATCCCAGTTTTCTATATAATGCTGGATCTCCTCTTCTGAAATAAGTTCTTTATAAGTAGTGTTTACAGCAGATTTAATGATGGTAAAAAGATCATCAACACCCTCGTCGGAACCTATGGTAAATTTTGAAACAATATTCATTCTTTTTTCTTCAAAATTATCAGATTAACGCATTCATAAAGGATACAGATCGTTAAAATATAACCGGTACAGATTCTAATTTTGTAAATTTGTTCAGTACAGATTAATGAGAGATGATGAAAATTTACAAATACGAGGCTTTTACAGCAATCATAGAAGAGCAGATCAGAAACGGAATTTTACAGGGCGGAGATAAGCTGCCATCCATCCGGGAAATAAAAGAAAAGTATAATCTGAGTATAAGTTCCGTACAAAGTGGTTTCGAATATCTGATGATTAAAGGGTTAATTGAAAGCCGCCCACGTTCAGGCTATTTTGTAACAGAAAAAAAAGAAGAATATATTCCTGAGATCAGAATTAAGCTTCCTGCGGTAGTTCGGGATGAGGGGTTTATGAAAAATCTACTGCTGACCTCCAAAAGAATTTCAGAATCTAGTTCCTTCAATACGGCTGTGCCCGGTGATCTTTTAATTCCTCAGAAGCTGATTTTAAGAACCATGCAGGAAGTAATTCGGGAAAAAGGAGCTTCTTTACTGAGGTATTATCCTTCCAATGGACTTGAAGCACTGAGGAAACAGATCATAAAGCAAATGGGAATATATGGCTCCCGGCTCAATCCTGATGAGTTGATCATCACAGATGGTGCTCTGCAGGCATTAACGATTGCGTTATGCTCTGTAACCAAGGCTGGAGATGTAGTAGCAGTGGATAGCCCGTGTGTATTTTCTATCTTGGAAGTAATTGCTAATCTGGATCTGAAGGTTATTGAGATCCCTGTTCATTATAGAAACGGTTTTGATTCTGAATATTTTCGGAAGGTTTGTTCAGAAAACGATATCCGTGCTCTTATCATTACCCCGAATTTCCATAACCCAACCGGTATCAGGATGAGTGATGAAACTAAGAAGGATGTATTGGGAATTGCGGAAGATCACCAGGTATGTATTATCGAAAATGATATGTATTCAGATCTTTACTTTGAAGAAAAGCGTCCATCCAGTATTAAAAGTTTTGATGAAAAAGGATGGGTGATGACCTATTCTTCGTTTTCAAAAACGCTGGCTCCCGGAATTCGTTTGGGCTGGCTGTATGCCGGGCAATTTTATGCAAGAGCAGAAAGAGCAAAATTTGCATTGGGCAGGTCTGTATCTCCGCTTTACCAGGAACTTATCCTGAAATTGCTACAGGAGAATAGTTATGAAAGACATCTGCGCTCATTTCGTAAAAAATTAAATCAGCAGGCTATTCAGCTGCTTGAGGTGCTGAAGAAATCTTTTCCGGAGGGCTCCTATTTTCACAGACCTCAAGGCGGATACAGTATCTGGGCACAAATGCCGGACAATATGGATATGAAAAAATTTCATAAGTATTGTGAGAAGCATGAAATTTTATTCACACCTGGAAATACATTTTCTCTTACAGATAAGTATGATCACCATTTTCGGGTTGTCTTTTCAGAAAGAATTACTTCCGAAAGCCTTCGTTTATTAGAAGAAGCAGGAACAAAAGTTCATGAATTTATTCTCAATGGAAACTAAAATAAAAGAAAAAGTCTCATTAGCTCAATTATTACAATGGAAGACAAATATATTCGTATCAGATCAAAGATAAAGATTGGACGAGTGGTTAATTCTCTACTTTATTCAATCAAATATCTGATATTCTTATCAACTTCCAATAGAGGAATTCCATCAGTAACCTGGAAAGAAAAGCCATTGATCCATTTTTCCTTGGCAAGATCAATATCTTCGCCGTTTATCATATGCTTTTGGAAGAAATAGGAAATATCCTGTTTCAGATATTTTTGAGCAAGCTCAAGAAGAAGCTCATCCGTAAACTTTATTTTTTTCTCTTTACAGATTTTCAATAGTTCCCGCATCAGATCATCCAAGGACTTTTTATAATTGGTTTTCAGCATAATTTGATTATCCAGCCAGAAGGCAAAAATAGCCCCGCGTCTGTAGGGAACCTTTTCTACATTTCTGCTTTTCCAGAAGTTATCCTTTATTTTATAATTAGGAATATTTCTTTCCGGGTTTTTCCAATGGCTTTTGATGACTTCGCTGTTAAAGAGTTTTTGCCATTCATCCATCGAAATATCTTTTATTCTTAATCTGTTTTTATAAGTATAATAATCTGTAAAACCTTCGCTGAACCAATAATTCAGTTCTTCATGTTTATTTTGAATTGTATTCCCGATCCATTCATGCATCAGTTCATGATGAAAAAGATATCGGTATGAATCCTTGTTATTGAAGGGATTATTTGTTCCCTGGATTATAAATGCATTTTTGATCGCAGAACCTGTAGTACTGTAGCCTTTATATAAACTGTCTTTTTGAGAAACAGTGGGCGTCATGGTAACCGTAAAATAATCCTGATCATAATCCTGCCAGAAGTCCCTTTGAGATTGTACGGCTTTTTTAAGATTGGAAAATAAGAACTCATCAGTCAACTCGTTATTCCATTGATCTCTCAACGCAAAATAAATAGGCTTATCATGTATTGTAAAAGAATAAAACCTGTAATCGCCTCCTATAAAAATTGAATTGTAAAAACCTTCCCAAAGAACAGCCTTGATTTTCTGCTTGCGAACTTGAGAGGCAAAATTATTATGAAGCTTAAACTTTTCAGGGAAATTTAACCATTCAATAGAAAATTCAAATTCCTGTTCATTCGGCATTTTTGTAAAGGAGGCCGGAACTACAAAAAGATTTTTCCCTAAAACATGGAAGAAAGCATTGTTGATTCTGGGGCGGTTGAAGATCTTATAATTAGGATCTGTAAAATCCTGTTTAATATGATAAGTCAGAGAAAATTGGGTTCCTTTGTTCTGATGGATCTTTATGGCATTACTTTCAGGCTTTATTTCAAAAGTAAGATGAGGATTATCCTCCTTTAATAGGACCAGGTTTTTAAAAAGATCATTTTCTCCCCAGTTTTCATTGGCATAATAGAAGGATAAAGTATCTGACGCTTTTTTCAGCTTATAATCTACCTGAACTTTTAAACCATTCTTTGAAAGATCTGCATCATAATAAACCTTATAATTGATCTTGTTTTGTGAAAAAGCAATGAACGGCAGTATGAGTGCCAGGAACAATAATTTTCTGATCATGGATTAGTTCGTTTTTTCCAAATGTAAGATAAAAATCCAAAAACAGAAGAAAGGTGTTATCAATAAAACGAAAATAAAGAAGAATAATCAATGTAAAATTCAGTGGTGAAATTTGACTTACTCACGATTACAACGGGTTTTATATCGAAATTGAAGGTTAAAAATCGATAAAAATCGGTTCGTGAATAGAAATATGTTAAAATTTCGCTCATTTTGCTTAAACTTTTTTCCTTGCTACTAGGCTGGAATCACCATAAAACCTATATTTGCAGCCTAAATTTTTAAATATAATGAAAGAACTAATTGAAAAAATCAACGCAGAATTTGAGGCGTTCACAACTGAGGCAAACCAACAAGCGGAAAAAGGAAACAAAGCAGCTGGTACAAGAGCTCGTAAATCAGCTTTAGAATTAAGCAAATTGTTCAAGGATTTCAGAAAAGTTTCTGTAGAAGAATCTAAGAAGTAATTCAACCTTTAGCCGGCTTTTGTAGCCGGTTTTTTTATGCCCTTAGCACAATTATCTTCTCTTGGTTGCGATGGCCTCTCAAAAACAGCAAAGACATCCATTTTAAAAGAATTTTAAAAATTGAAATATACTTTTGGGGTTTCAATATTAAATTTTCCCTTGTAGAGTGGTTATCATCTGTATAATTTGTATTTTAGGAATATCAATTACACGGAAATACAATGAAGCATTCCTTTTTGCTGTTTATCCTGATTTTTAATTTTTATTCGGCTCAAAAACTTCAGGTAGTAGATGCTGAAAATGGAAAACCGATTCCTAATGCAAGAATTCTTCTGCACAATCAGATTGTTTATACTAATGAAGAGGGCTTTGCGCCCGTAGATCAAAGCTCAGTAGATTTTGAAGTTTCAGCATCGGGATTTCAAAAGGCATCTATTCAGAAATTGTATTCTCCAATAAAATTGAAAAGAGGATATAAAAGTATTGATGAGGTAAAACTGACTAAGGTGGACCTGAAAAAAATCTTTGAAGATGTGGCCAGAAATTACAAAAAGAGATATTATAATGAGCCCTCCCTTTATGATGTTACATTTAAAGAAAAAAAGGTTGACAATCATCAAATTCATTTTTTAGTCATTGCAGAAACAAAGCTATGGAGTAAAACTAATTTTTACAATCCCAACAAATCATTTGACAATAACCTCCAAATGCAGCTGAATAATGTGAAGTATTTTAAGGATTTAAAATCAGACAGCATTTTTGTAAATGAAATACAGAAATTCTCTCCAGAATATATGGGTAATTATTTCTTTAATTTTGAGTTGAACAGAGCCTTGACTCATGTGAAAAATGAAGAATCAAAATATTCCGGGTGGATGATTTTCGAACAGGGAGATGAGCAATTAATCACCTTTACTATTAAGTCAGGATTGGGAATTGATATGGAAGGAGAAATGAAATATAATAAGACCGATAAGGTGATTACTTATTTTGAAATTCATTATTTGCAGGATCAGTACCCAATGGTTAAAAGAAAAATAGGAAATGGGGAAGAGTATGATTATCAGTTGGGAAATGCAATTCTTGTTTTTGATTTTTACAAAAATGAAGGAGTGTATGTTCCTGCGATGAGTAGGATTGAAGGCAATAAATATATTGCTTATTATAAAGGGGTTAAACATGAACGGAAAATAAGTAGAGAGCTTATTTATAATACTTTTAAGAAATCTGATAAAAATGGATTAACTCCCAGAGTAGATTTTAATAAAAATATCTGGGATAACACCTCAGTAAAAGAAGATAAAAATAATTCGATTCTGCTTACTACAGAGGAACAGGCCTTTATCAACAGAAGTTTACCGGATTTCGGATCAAAATAAAAGAGAAATGTTATATTGTTAAATTAAGAGATCAGGAAAATAATTTCATTTTTCTTCTAAAATGGATTTAAATACTGATGCCTAAAGACTTTTTTACTTTAATTTCTTTATCATCTCCGCAATTTCCTCTATCTTTAATGCAATCAATATACATTATGAGGATAAATAGATTTTTTGCAGTACCGGCTGTTATGCTGGCTGCCCAATTTTCATGGGCTCAGGTAAAGGTAGACCCAAAAGAAAACCTTCACCCAATCGTAAAAAGTTTTGTAGATGAGGTTAATAACAATTCCCAGCTTGAAGGGATGGCTTATGAACTTCTGGATGGGATAGGACCACGTCTTGTGGGAACTCCGGAAATGCTTGCCGCTAATGAATGGAGTGCAGAAAAGCTTCGTTCATGGGGAATTGATGCCAATCTTCAGCAATTTGGAACCTGGAAAG of the Chryseobacterium capnotolerans genome contains:
- a CDS encoding prevent-host-death protein → MNYKLELNTQEPNSKIVFHNIIFDTFKINIVERYIGAMNFRPKLSNVLFKVRTLDNQLINRKDGNIRVKIKDDNFDTYQRLTQALNSYEYKNKLINRQETDQNYVHFILSLVIANYNLN
- a CDS encoding MFS transporter, coding for MLREASEKRIRLITIMAFVSIPLSGFVTDIYLPSFPSMAKEMMVSEKDIQITLTSYLLSYGISQLFVGGILDSIGRYRPKLLALLVLILSSIFITMTNSILLICLLRILQGIAVSVLVVATRAIFVDIYDAERVKHYLSYFTIAWSCGPILAPFLGGYLEKLFNWHANFYFLAFYAGFLFLFEWFFSGESLPQKKKLDLSENINLYSMMLKNKIFMLGIIILGLSYSIVMLFNITGPFIIENTFHFTPVVIGYCTLILGFSWMIGGFIGKRRLGLEFKSRILLPIILQLILIAGLITTSYFAESLYIMIPFAFFIHICSGVLFTSFFTTSMLYFPKNAGTAGGLMGGLVYVITSVTSFIISVSGTVTEQKDLSWRYLIIAILLLGVILFMHQAVKKEKAEN
- a CDS encoding helix-turn-helix domain-containing protein, with protein sequence MSDQLETIKDYYKRTRRNILEISDADLETGKTHFNIIPRKYCSFKSPYNRRDYYKICFIIGKGTAHYGTHTTYVDRPVLFFPSPNIPYTWECEDDFQEGFSCLFNQEFFNINSEFNLFKKTSLFKEWSNPFIFLNEEQIQLATMYFEQMYKLNHSTYPFRCSGIKSNLASVLHLALENRVEDVSLNELPANVRLYRLFDELLNKQFPLDSPAYPLALKTASDFADHLNVHVNHLNSSVKSVTSLTTTQIIKEKIFEESKNLLKYTNWDIAQVGYTLGFEQPSHFNNFFKKHAETSPLKFKNSF
- a CDS encoding PLP-dependent aminotransferase family protein, which gives rise to MMKIYKYEAFTAIIEEQIRNGILQGGDKLPSIREIKEKYNLSISSVQSGFEYLMIKGLIESRPRSGYFVTEKKEEYIPEIRIKLPAVVRDEGFMKNLLLTSKRISESSSFNTAVPGDLLIPQKLILRTMQEVIREKGASLLRYYPSNGLEALRKQIIKQMGIYGSRLNPDELIITDGALQALTIALCSVTKAGDVVAVDSPCVFSILEVIANLDLKVIEIPVHYRNGFDSEYFRKVCSENDIRALIITPNFHNPTGIRMSDETKKDVLGIAEDHQVCIIENDMYSDLYFEEKRPSSIKSFDEKGWVMTYSSFSKTLAPGIRLGWLYAGQFYARAERAKFALGRSVSPLYQELILKLLQENSYERHLRSFRKKLNQQAIQLLEVLKKSFPEGSYFHRPQGGYSIWAQMPDNMDMKKFHKYCEKHEILFTPGNTFSLTDKYDHHFRVVFSERITSESLRLLEEAGTKVHEFILNGN
- a CDS encoding M1 family aminopeptidase — translated: MIRKLLFLALILPFIAFSQNKINYKVYYDADLSKNGLKVQVDYKLKKASDTLSFYYANENWGENDLFKNLVLLKEDNPHLTFEIKPESNAIKIHQNKGTQFSLTYHIKQDFTDPNYKIFNRPRINNAFFHVLGKNLFVVPASFTKMPNEQEFEFSIEWLNFPEKFKLHNNFASQVRKQKIKAVLWEGFYNSIFIGGDYRFYSFTIHDKPIYFALRDQWNNELTDEFLFSNLKKAVQSQRDFWQDYDQDYFTVTMTPTVSQKDSLYKGYSTTGSAIKNAFIIQGTNNPFNNKDSYRYLFHHELMHEWIGNTIQNKHEELNYWFSEGFTDYYTYKNRLRIKDISMDEWQKLFNSEVIKSHWKNPERNIPNYKIKDNFWKSRNVEKVPYRRGAIFAFWLDNQIMLKTNYKKSLDDLMRELLKICKEKKIKFTDELLLELAQKYLKQDISYFFQKHMINGEDIDLAKEKWINGFSFQVTDGIPLLEVDKNIRYLIE
- a CDS encoding histone H1, which encodes MKELIEKINAEFEAFTTEANQQAEKGNKAAGTRARKSALELSKLFKDFRKVSVEESKK
- a CDS encoding carboxypeptidase-like regulatory domain-containing protein, which encodes MKHSFLLFILIFNFYSAQKLQVVDAENGKPIPNARILLHNQIVYTNEEGFAPVDQSSVDFEVSASGFQKASIQKLYSPIKLKRGYKSIDEVKLTKVDLKKIFEDVARNYKKRYYNEPSLYDVTFKEKKVDNHQIHFLVIAETKLWSKTNFYNPNKSFDNNLQMQLNNVKYFKDLKSDSIFVNEIQKFSPEYMGNYFFNFELNRALTHVKNEESKYSGWMIFEQGDEQLITFTIKSGLGIDMEGEMKYNKTDKVITYFEIHYLQDQYPMVKRKIGNGEEYDYQLGNAILVFDFYKNEGVYVPAMSRIEGNKYIAYYKGVKHERKISRELIYNTFKKSDKNGLTPRVDFNKNIWDNTSVKEDKNNSILLTTEEQAFINRSLPDFGSK